One region of Streptomyces subrutilus genomic DNA includes:
- a CDS encoding SDR family oxidoreductase, with product MPARSDEPRPAREPGQRPAALRCLVTGAGGYIGGRLVPELLDAGHSVRCLARTPERLRDHTWAGRAEIVRGDVTDAASTGDALRGIDVAYYLVHSLNSGPGFEERDRAAARTFAEQARLAGVRRIVYLGGLVPAGVPAGRLSPHLRSRAEVGRIFLEGEVPATVLRAAVVIGSGSASFEMLRYLTERLPVMVTPSWVGSRVQPIAVRDVLRYLVGSASMPADVNRAFDIGGPDVLTYEEMMRRYAAVAGLPHRLILRVPMLTPRLSSHWIGLVTPVPRGLARPLAESLRHEVVCDEHDVARYVPDPAGTPIPFDRALSLALERVREAKVTTRWSNASLPGAPSDPLPTDPDWAGGSLYTDHRTRATDASPKALWQIIEGIGGDNGWYSFPLAWAVRGRLDRLVGGAGIRRGRRDASRLRVGDSLDFWRVEEIEPGRLLRLRAEMRLPGLAWLELYADPHPGPAGAGGATYRQRALFHPRGLLGHLYWWSVAPFHAVVFGGMARNITRAAERVDAEPASAAFRSASTSSSRDG from the coding sequence ATGCCCGCACGCAGTGACGAACCCCGCCCCGCGAGGGAGCCGGGGCAGCGGCCCGCCGCCCTTCGCTGCCTGGTCACCGGGGCCGGCGGTTACATCGGCGGCCGCCTGGTGCCCGAGCTGCTGGACGCCGGTCACAGCGTCCGGTGCCTGGCCAGGACCCCCGAGCGGCTGCGCGACCACACCTGGGCCGGCCGGGCCGAGATCGTCCGGGGCGACGTCACCGACGCCGCGTCGACCGGCGACGCCCTGCGGGGCATCGACGTCGCCTACTACCTCGTGCACTCGCTGAACTCCGGACCCGGCTTCGAGGAGCGGGACCGCGCGGCGGCCCGTACGTTCGCCGAGCAGGCCCGCCTGGCGGGCGTGCGGCGCATCGTGTACCTCGGCGGGCTGGTGCCCGCCGGGGTGCCGGCCGGCCGCCTCTCCCCGCACCTGCGCTCCCGCGCCGAAGTCGGCCGGATCTTCCTGGAGGGCGAGGTCCCGGCGACCGTGCTGCGCGCCGCCGTCGTCATCGGCTCCGGATCCGCCTCGTTCGAGATGCTGCGCTACCTGACCGAGCGGCTCCCGGTCATGGTCACACCGAGCTGGGTGGGCAGCCGGGTCCAGCCCATCGCGGTCCGCGACGTCCTGCGCTACCTCGTGGGCAGCGCGAGCATGCCCGCCGACGTGAACCGGGCCTTCGACATCGGCGGACCGGACGTCCTGACGTACGAGGAGATGATGCGGCGCTACGCCGCCGTGGCGGGCCTGCCCCACCGGCTCATCCTGCGCGTGCCCATGCTCACCCCGCGCCTGTCCAGCCACTGGATCGGCCTGGTCACCCCGGTCCCGCGCGGGCTGGCCCGGCCGCTCGCCGAATCACTGCGCCACGAGGTGGTCTGCGACGAGCACGACGTGGCCCGGTACGTACCCGACCCGGCCGGCACGCCCATCCCGTTCGACCGGGCGCTCTCCCTGGCCCTCGAACGGGTGCGCGAGGCCAAGGTGACCACCCGCTGGTCCAACGCCTCCCTGCCGGGCGCACCGAGCGACCCGCTGCCCACCGACCCGGACTGGGCGGGCGGCAGCCTCTACACCGACCACCGGACCCGGGCCACGGACGCCTCGCCGAAGGCGCTGTGGCAGATCATCGAGGGGATCGGGGGCGACAACGGCTGGTACTCCTTCCCGCTCGCGTGGGCGGTCCGAGGCCGGCTCGACCGGCTCGTCGGCGGCGCGGGCATCCGGCGAGGCCGGCGCGACGCGTCCCGGCTGAGGGTGGGCGACTCGCTGGACTTCTGGCGGGTCGAGGAGATCGAACCGGGCCGGCTGCTGCGGCTGCGCGCCGAGATGCGGCTGCCGGGACTGGCCTGGCTGGAGCTGTACGCCGATCCGCACCCCGGGCCCGCCGGAGCGGGGGGCGCGACCTACCGCCAACGCGCGCTCTTCCACCCCCGCGGTCTGCTCGGCCACCTCTACTGGTGGAGCGTGGCCCCCTTCCACGCCGTGGTCTTCGGCGGCATGGCCCGCAACATCACCCGGGCCGCCGAACGAGTGGACGCCGAACCCGCCTCCGCCGCCTTCCGTTCCGCCTCCACCTCCTCCTCCCGCGACGGATAG
- a CDS encoding TOPRIM nucleotidyl transferase/hydrolase domain-containing protein, protein MVDMQAFRHEVGLRAAGGPGGPAGELAVRLGVRTAVLLEGASDLAAVEALAERRGRDLAAEGVCLVSMGGAMSVGRYAGLLGPTGLGLRLAGLCDERERPFFDRGLARAGARHADVFVCVADLEEELIRALGTAKVEEIIEAEGDLRAWQTFVRQPAQHGRPTHHRLRRFLGTKKGRKIRYGRLLVEALDHGQVPDPLGGLLASL, encoded by the coding sequence ATGGTGGACATGCAGGCGTTCCGGCACGAGGTCGGTCTCCGGGCGGCGGGCGGGCCCGGCGGCCCGGCGGGCGAGCTGGCCGTACGGCTCGGGGTGCGTACGGCGGTACTGCTGGAAGGGGCGAGCGATCTCGCCGCCGTCGAGGCACTGGCCGAACGGCGAGGACGGGACCTGGCCGCCGAGGGGGTGTGCCTGGTGTCGATGGGCGGGGCGATGAGCGTCGGACGCTACGCCGGGCTCCTCGGGCCGACCGGCCTGGGCCTGCGGCTGGCGGGTCTGTGCGACGAACGGGAGCGGCCCTTCTTCGACCGCGGCCTGGCGCGGGCGGGGGCCCGGCACGCGGACGTCTTCGTGTGCGTGGCGGACCTGGAGGAGGAGCTCATCCGCGCGCTCGGCACGGCGAAGGTGGAGGAGATCATCGAGGCCGAGGGCGACCTCCGGGCCTGGCAGACCTTCGTACGCCAGCCCGCACAGCACGGCCGCCCCACGCACCACCGACTGCGGCGCTTCCTCGGCACGAAGAAGGGCCGCAAGATCCGCTACGGCCGCCTGCTCGTCGAGGCCCTCGACCACGGACAGGTGCCGGACCCCCTCGGCGGCCTCCTCGCGAGCCTGTGA
- a CDS encoding glycosyltransferase family 2 protein — MYDTGTESVALSIVVPIFNEEEALPVLAARLRPILDGGGEPYEVVAVDDGSTDGTARLLEDLRTVWPQLRIVTLRRNSGHQAALTAGLHRSLGAYVISIDADLQDPPELIPDMLALARADGLDIVYGIRTDRSADSGFKRRTAAAYYWLMRRLAGSYVPAQAGDFRLLSRAVVETLKTLPDQQQIYRLLIPWLGFPGGQITYQRAERVAGATKYPLHKMVLLALDSVTSFSAVPLRLATAIGAFSLVLCLAFLTWALTVYAMGRTLPGWTSLIITVLFFGAVQLFCLGMLGEYVARIYTAVQARPTYSVASDTQDDHPRQ; from the coding sequence GTGTACGACACAGGCACGGAATCGGTCGCGCTGTCGATCGTGGTTCCCATCTTCAACGAGGAGGAGGCCCTGCCCGTGCTCGCGGCGCGGCTCCGGCCGATCCTGGACGGGGGCGGCGAACCGTACGAGGTCGTCGCCGTCGACGACGGCTCGACCGACGGGACCGCGAGGCTGCTGGAGGACCTGCGCACGGTCTGGCCCCAGCTGCGCATCGTCACGCTCCGGCGCAACAGCGGCCACCAGGCCGCGCTCACCGCCGGGCTGCACCGTTCCCTCGGCGCCTACGTGATCAGCATCGACGCGGACCTCCAGGACCCGCCGGAACTCATCCCGGACATGCTCGCCCTGGCCCGCGCGGACGGCCTCGACATCGTTTACGGCATCCGTACCGACCGCTCCGCCGACAGCGGTTTCAAACGCCGGACGGCCGCCGCCTACTACTGGCTCATGCGGCGCCTGGCCGGCTCCTACGTCCCCGCTCAGGCCGGCGACTTCCGCCTGCTGTCCCGCGCGGTCGTGGAGACCCTCAAGACGCTCCCCGACCAGCAGCAGATCTACCGCCTGCTCATCCCGTGGCTCGGCTTCCCCGGCGGCCAGATCACCTATCAGCGCGCGGAGCGGGTGGCCGGCGCCACCAAATACCCTCTGCACAAGATGGTCCTGTTGGCTCTGGACAGCGTCACCAGCTTCTCGGCCGTGCCCCTGCGCCTGGCCACGGCGATCGGCGCCTTCAGCCTCGTCCTGTGCCTCGCCTTCCTCACCTGGGCCCTCACGGTCTACGCCATGGGGAGGACCCTGCCCGGCTGGACCTCTCTGATCATCACCGTGCTGTTCTTCGGCGCGGTACAGCTCTTCTGCCTGGGCATGCTCGGCGAGTACGTGGCCCGCATCTACACGGCCGTCCAGGCCCGGCCCACCTACAGCGTCGCCAGCGACACGCAGGACGACCACCCGCGGCAGTAG
- a CDS encoding cryptochrome/photolyase family protein: MTVAIVLYTSDLRVNDHPPLRAALSSAGEVVPLFVRDSRIEAAGFGAPNRQAFLADCLADLDAGLRARGGRLIVRSGDPVAAVAAVAGESDADEVHMAAGASAYARSREARLRDALEREGRRLYVHEGVVTAVAPGELTPAGSDHFAVFTPYFRRWAALPPRALSAAPRHVPVPEGIASQALPARGAVRGVSDLLARGGEAEGRELLTRWLSGGIRQYGQIHDDLAADATSRLSPHLHFGTVSATEIVRRAQQRGGLGAAAFVRQICWRDFHYQVLAARPDAAAADYRSRHDHWRTERDAGEEIQAWRDGRTGYPLIDAAMRQLRQEGWMHNRARLLTASFLTKTLYVDWRIGARHFLDLLVDGDIANNQLNWQWAAGTGTDTRPNRVLNPLLQARRFDPDGAYVRRWVPELAGLSVPYVHQPWKLSGPDRAAIDYPEPLVDLTDALGRFRRSRGIG; encoded by the coding sequence ATGACCGTCGCCATCGTCCTCTACACCTCCGATCTGCGCGTCAACGACCACCCGCCCCTGCGTGCGGCCCTCTCGTCCGCCGGGGAGGTGGTGCCGCTGTTCGTCCGCGACAGCCGTATCGAGGCGGCCGGCTTCGGCGCGCCCAACCGGCAGGCCTTCCTCGCCGACTGCCTCGCCGACCTCGACGCCGGGCTGCGCGCCCGCGGCGGCCGGCTGATCGTGCGCTCCGGAGACCCCGTGGCGGCGGTCGCAGCGGTGGCCGGGGAATCCGATGCCGACGAGGTGCACATGGCCGCCGGGGCGAGCGCGTACGCCCGATCCCGCGAGGCACGCCTGCGCGACGCCCTGGAGCGGGAGGGCCGGCGGCTGTACGTACACGAGGGGGTCGTCACCGCCGTAGCCCCCGGTGAGCTGACCCCGGCCGGCTCCGACCACTTCGCCGTCTTCACCCCGTACTTCCGCCGCTGGGCGGCGCTGCCGCCGCGCGCGCTGTCGGCCGCACCGCGCCATGTGCCCGTTCCCGAGGGGATCGCTTCGCAGGCCCTGCCCGCGCGCGGCGCCGTCCGGGGCGTGTCCGACCTGCTGGCTCGGGGCGGCGAGGCCGAGGGCCGGGAGTTGCTCACCCGCTGGCTGAGCGGCGGCATCCGGCAGTACGGGCAGATCCATGACGACCTGGCCGCAGACGCGACCTCACGGCTCTCCCCGCACCTGCACTTCGGCACCGTCTCGGCCACGGAGATCGTCCGGCGCGCCCAGCAGCGCGGCGGCCTCGGAGCGGCGGCCTTCGTGCGCCAGATCTGCTGGCGGGACTTCCACTACCAGGTGCTCGCCGCGCGCCCCGACGCCGCCGCGGCGGACTACCGGTCCCGCCACGACCACTGGCGCACCGAGCGGGACGCGGGGGAGGAGATCCAGGCCTGGCGCGACGGCCGCACCGGCTACCCGCTCATCGACGCGGCCATGCGCCAGCTGCGCCAGGAGGGCTGGATGCACAACCGGGCCAGGCTGCTGACCGCGAGTTTCCTGACCAAGACGCTGTACGTGGACTGGCGCATCGGAGCCCGGCACTTCCTCGACCTGCTGGTCGACGGGGACATCGCCAACAACCAGCTCAACTGGCAGTGGGCCGCCGGCACCGGCACCGACACCCGTCCCAACCGGGTCCTCAACCCGCTGCTCCAGGCCCGCCGTTTCGATCCGGACGGCGCCTACGTGCGGCGCTGGGTCCCGGAACTCGCCGGACTCTCCGTCCCGTACGTCCACCAGCCGTGGAAGCTCTCCGGCCCGGACCGCGCCGCGATCGACTACCCGGAACCCCTCGTGGACCTGACCGACGCGCTCGGCAGGTTCCGCCGCAGCCGGGGTATCGGCTGA